Proteins found in one Amblyraja radiata isolate CabotCenter1 chromosome 15, sAmbRad1.1.pri, whole genome shotgun sequence genomic segment:
- the LOC116981470 gene encoding zinc finger protein 773-like, protein MTGHNKEKRYECDVCGKAWKHACKLETHRRVHTGERPFDCSDCGKGFKLSAHLTMHRRLHTGERPYTCSDCGKSFTRSTSLQMHQRAHTGERPYTCAQCGKGYTYSAGMLEHQRIHTGERPYTCTQCGKGYIYSAGMLEHQRIHTGERPYTCAVCGKGFTHSFTLLSHQRLHSGDRPVASGSQPYDCPYCGLHPP, encoded by the exons atgacggggcacaacaaggagaagcgttatgagtgcgacgtgtgtggcaaggcctggaagCACGCATGCAAGCTGGAGactcaccggcgggtgcacacgggagaacgccccttcga ctgctccgactgcggcaaaggcttcaaattGTCCGCGCACCTGACGATGCACAgacgcctgcacaccggggagcggccctacacctgcagcgactgcggcaagagcttcacccgctccaccagcCTGCAGATGCACCAGCGCGCCCACACTggagagcgcccctacacctgcgcccagtgcggcaaggggtaCACCTACTCCGCCGGGATGTtggagcaccagcgcatccacactggtgagcgcccctacacctgcactcaGTGCGGCAAGGGGTACATCTACTCCGCCGGGATGTtggagcaccagcgcatccacactggtgagcgcccctacacctgcgccgtgtgcggcaagggcttcacccactccttcaccctgctgtcccaccaacggTTGCACTCCGGCGACCGTCCCGTGGCCAGCGGTAGCCAGccatacgactgcccgtactgcg ggcttcacccaccgTGA